In the genome of Candidatus Nanopelagicales bacterium, the window GACGCTGGCCCGGATTTGGCCGAGGCCAGGATCCTCATCAATGCGCTCGCCGGGCTGATCCATGCCAGCGCCCCAGACCTGGGATCCGCCCACGCCGGACCGCTTCGCGACGGCCTTAAGTCGCTTCAACTTGCGTTCCGGGAAGCGTCGGCGATCCCGGATGATCCCGGCACAGGACCTGGTGAGTCACTCAGGAACCCGCCCCGGGTGTGAGGAGCTCGACAGTCAATTGAACTCCGCCAACGAGGCGAGCTCGTAGCAATTCCGACTCTGCGAGCTGCCTGGCAACGCCAGCAGCGACCGCAGCAACCTGCTCGCGGTTGCCATCGGGTGCCGCCAGCAGCACCAAATGCAGTTCCGCGCCACCGGTTCCTGGGCGCAGTTCGAAGGCCACATCAACCGGCATCGAAACGGCACCAATACAGGACGAGATTTCCTCCTGAACCTGTGGATCCGTGATCGGCGCAAGCCACTCGCGGCCCTGGGCCAACGCGAGTATCCCCGGCAAATCCACCATCAAGGTGTGGTCGGTTTGCGCATCAATGACTAAGACGTCGGCGCCCTCGTCGAGGGCCGCCGCCGCCACCGAGCGCGCAAGTGCGGGGACGGGACGTGCCACTGCGGACCAGGCCGTGAGCGCCGAGTCGCAGGTGAACGCCAGCAACCCCCGTTCGC includes:
- a CDS encoding DUF1844 domain-containing protein, with amino-acid sequence MSHEQTTDDNSEASAARDIAEVPAVEVVTTVAIHLMSAAAVRCGLAEDISEDAGPDLAEARILINALAGLIHASAPDLGSAHAGPLRDGLKSLQLAFREASAIPDDPGTGPGESLRNPPRV
- a CDS encoding SseB family protein — protein: MTQDRFRGRSIPSSPFSGDDGQAAPAVIDALSAYQAGTLDKYAAVAVLADTRLFVPVVAVLDTSEESEDGQEVEKDSHMATVSVQGPHGERGLLAFTCDSALTAWSAVARPVPALARSVAAAALDEGADVLVIDAQTDHTLMVDLPGILALAQGREWLAPITDPQVQEEISSCIGAVSMPVDVAFELRPGTGGAELHLVLLAAPDGNREQVAAVAAGVARQLAESELLRARLVGGVQLTVELLTPGAGS